The Nicotiana sylvestris chromosome 6, ASM39365v2, whole genome shotgun sequence genomic sequence TGAGGGTACTCCTAAAAGTAATGAGATCAATGGTAAGGAAGATGGCTTACTTGCTAAGCTGATTGCTGTTCATTTGCATGTACTGGCAATGGAACAATGGAACGCCTCCAAACTTACAATGTCCCACAAGTATGttctcttttaattttttttataaatatttccATAAGAAGTATGTCCATTTCTATTGTGAGATAATATAGGCCTGTTTACCCTCATTTCTGTCCTCTCTCAGACTCCCAAAGGAGAAATACCAGCAGATAAAGTTATCATTTCTGTGAAATAACAACATAAATTGAACCGTGTAGGAAGCGCGTGGTTGAAAGATCTAATGGAAGGCTATTGCTATGTGATGAGAACATAGCTAGCATGGAGGATTTATCCAGTAGAATACAGACACATAATCAATATGCGTTCTTCCTTTTTATTGATGAAGTTTTTGGTTTACTTAAGTACTTTCATTTACTGTATCTTGAGTGTTTTAAAATAAACTTGAATCATTACGCGTAAAAGTTATTGAGAGTGGTTACACTGAATACCTGCTCTTTATCAGCTTTTCCACCAGCAACTCTACTGCAATTTTCCCTGCTTGATCATATATTCCTGCAACTAACTTGAGATTCCATGGATGACAGAAATTACTTGGTCAGTGCAACAAACCTAATTCATTATTTGGCATTGAAAAGCCTTGACGTAGAGCAGCTTAAAGATGAACTTTCTTCCATTGGTCTTCTGAGTTTAGACACAATAAATCAACATGTTCTTGCAAGTCTTTCTGCAGGCATCCGACTGTTAGATAACTTGAAATATGATTCTTCAAGTCGTAGTGTCTCATATAGTGAAGGAATCTCTTCAACCAAAAGTCTGGACAAACAAATCAACGGGGAATTTTCTATTAGTACAATAAGGAGGAGGGCATCCCATACTGGAGACCTGTTATTGGGCAGATTgccagaaaagagaaaaactCATATCATGGTAACAGTGGGGCAAGAAGCTATAGAAAACGAAACACTAGTGGAAGATCTTCTCAATGCTGGAACTACAATTGTTCGTATCAACTGTGCCCATGGAAGCCCTGAAATTTGGAGTGAGATCATCAGAAGGGTGAAAAGAAGCTCTCAAATCCTTGAAAAGCCTTGTCGAATTCTCATGGACTTAGCTGGGCCCAAGCTTCGAACTGGAACGCTACAGCCCGGTCCACGTGTGTTGAAACTATCTCCCAAGAAGAATGCTTATGGTCAAGTGATATGTCCTGCCCTAGTTTGGCTCTCAAGCCCAGGAGCTGGTTCTCCACCTGCCCATGTATCCCCTGATGCTGTTCTACATGTGGACGGTGAAGAACTTCTTAGTAAGCTGGAGCCAAATGATGTTGTGACATTATCTGATGCTCGTGGAAAACGAAGGACACTGAAGATCTTAAGCAAGTATCCTGTTTTCTCCGGCATTGGATTTATGGCTGAATGCAGCAAGACTGCTTATGTCAAGTCAGGTGCAAAATTGTTTATCAAGGACAAGAGAAAGAAATTTTCAGCTGGACATGTAGTAAACATTCCTCCTCTCAAGCAATTTATCAGATTAAGGGTTGGTGACTTGCTGTCTATCTCACGAGATAgtcaaaatgaagaaaacaagttgAATTATTCTTCCGCTGGTGCTCACAGGATAACCTGCTCATCTGGATATGTTTTTGATGCAGTGAAGCCTGGGGAACCAATTGCTTTTGATGATGGGAAGATATGGGGTATTATTAAAGCAACTAGCACTTCCGAAATTGTTGTATCAATCACCCATGCAAGTCCTACAGGTAGTAAACTTGGGTCAGAGAAGTCCATAAATATTCCAAGGAGCAATATTCGGTATGAAGGCCTCACTTTAAAGGACCTTATAGATCTTGACTTTGTGGCCGAGCATGCAGACATGGTGGGGGTATCATTTGTCCGAGATGTCAGTGACATTCTACTGTTGCGCCAAGAACTTGAGAAGCGGAAAAGAGGGGACTTGGGGGTTGTTTTAAAGATTGAGACAAAAGGAGGATTTGAGAGATTGCCGCTCCTACTATTGGAGGCAATGAAAATGCCAAATCCTTTAGGCGTCATGATTGCCAGAGGAGATCTTGCTGTAGAGTGTGGATGGGAAAACATGGCATATATACAGGAGGAGATAATCTCCGTCTGCAAAGCTGCTCATGTTCCTGTCATTTGGGCAACACAGGTCCTGGAGTCGCTCGTCAAGTATGGGGTGCCCACTAGAGCTGAGCTAACTGATGTGACAGACGGAATGAGGTCAGTAGTCTCTTTGCCtctgtgtgtgtgcgtgtgtgagTGCATTTTGATTCCCATCTTTCCTTTTTGGGTTTTTTTGAGGAGTTGAGTCGGGAGTCGAGGAGGTTATAGTCTGGctgcttctttattttttctaTATACTTAAATGGAGTTTAACATGTTCTGGAACTTCTAACATTAAAATGTGACATAACTTATCAAGTCAAACACTTGAATGGACTTTTCTTGATCAGTTATATCTCAAAGAAGTCAAATTTGCTCAGCACATATGCATAAGTTTTAACTAGTTTTGAGGCATGGAAACTTGTGAATGCACGGATATACTTGTCAATAGTAGGTGGAGTGTACATGGAGAAAGATAAAACGCATCTTTTACTGGAAATATACTTGAGGCTTAGATTATATACAATATTAAAAGCTATAAAGGAACCAAGTACAGAGAGGAATAGTTGTCCCAATAACTCATGTATAGC encodes the following:
- the LOC104235209 gene encoding plastidial pyruvate kinase 4, chloroplastic, giving the protein MLGGVASVSMFTNQTANGFQVASFLFVRSSNLSKKYSIPQPFFKIPGIREHIFQFVAGNNGSLTRKNIVFAIPNGKDDAEKEGSDYYIDYPVAIDRKQDGNSCAPEMETTFSLLPCGEGTPKSNEINGKEDGLLAKLIAVHLHVLAMEQWNASKLTMSHKNYLVSATNLIHYLALKSLDVEQLKDELSSIGLLSLDTINQHVLASLSAGIRLLDNLKYDSSSRSVSYSEGISSTKSLDKQINGEFSISTIRRRASHTGDLLLGRLPEKRKTHIMVTVGQEAIENETLVEDLLNAGTTIVRINCAHGSPEIWSEIIRRVKRSSQILEKPCRILMDLAGPKLRTGTLQPGPRVLKLSPKKNAYGQVICPALVWLSSPGAGSPPAHVSPDAVLHVDGEELLSKLEPNDVVTLSDARGKRRTLKILSKYPVFSGIGFMAECSKTAYVKSGAKLFIKDKRKKFSAGHVVNIPPLKQFIRLRVGDLLSISRDSQNEENKLNYSSAGAHRITCSSGYVFDAVKPGEPIAFDDGKIWGIIKATSTSEIVVSITHASPTGSKLGSEKSINIPRSNIRYEGLTLKDLIDLDFVAEHADMVGVSFVRDVSDILLLRQELEKRKRGDLGVVLKIETKGGFERLPLLLLEAMKMPNPLGVMIARGDLAVECGWENMAYIQEEIISVCKAAHVPVIWATQVLESLVKYGVPTRAELTDVTDGMRTSCIMLNKGKCIVEAVTFLHRILSNHSMKPNAEFKPLALSSHDS